The Mesomycoplasma flocculare ATCC 27399 genome includes a window with the following:
- a CDS encoding P97 family adhesin, translating to MNKLLKSKTFKIGLVSGIIGAGVFGLTVWLSSTAKYKAENPRKQANDFASRISNLAFSLNAFDPNSDYNTIKSLLLDSNNQIKNSESALGSFSFFTKTNDKLEKINFEDPEYVDAKISFHIIEINPNDENQNFNVKFQVYQELENGDIAKSDIYEQTVSFAKQSNLLVAEFNFSLKKITEKLNTTIQNLLATTTTNFADEQTQNNKTPKPSQKDPSTLRAQDFQKDLNNVRNSQELTQKLATYFPALDNLINKLDNSQDNKLPDNSGNIFEFSFAKDKITGQFVSVQNQIPSLFLKADLTYEARDLVGVNIDFKPIINSLRLQKRDNSSYFLDLNDFIDNLTLKDVTKTDFNDKGQQKSAYEFLAEIKSGYFTDNAARSEQRKTDINALLKNKVSFSFGKFDSKFKDRANSESLEYLLDVLKANIDPTDKTAILIPYTASVNDNFFFNLNLSQKTATKEGVLKLSGFKQVTELPKINQEIYKTAFLPFLEKGKEKQELFAYGGDIKRSGTPIAQVEADALFKEKKVNDIQKVLSDNYDYDFGPYLSLINAWTGKLKQPKLTDIKKLVKDESESTAQKNVATILSRDYFRDGHQVANFYQDLLTKDKITLLETLFELAKGWGLKTEYANLPYSIKSAKNIFAEADKINFVGWKNGNRKIKKLSFNNIWNDESGIGFYGTLVLPKSIKDKLKGDDTAIFAELKKHSLIKNESLSVLDKTTGSQQAVSMTTNSSNEKLTEGEEFNNFGDVLKAFFLKAAQFNNFTPWAKLDDNISYSLTLNNNSTNTNKTEIDKKIQEFKAKITPNSNSSNQGKKAEGAPNQGKKAEGAPNQGKKAEGTQNQGKKAEGSSNQGKKEEEKYLSVSFSFDLKYNNESKLSLKTPELKMFLELESNEIYEKTKAIKELDSVVIKLQNEFHETSLDNSSYSSLQFPKKAEGSSNQGKKAEGTPNQENDNKLTSFLPELGKKVDEYLKKHYPDKKYQTEVDNVLESNDSTKTLDFVLVKANENEKAEGSSNQGKKAEGAQNQGKKAEGAQNQGKQAEGAQRSTLKVRITVRKTANNATHK from the coding sequence ATGAATAAATTGCTAAAATCAAAAACATTTAAAATTGGTTTGGTAAGCGGAATTATTGGCGCTGGAGTTTTTGGTTTAACTGTTTGGCTTAGCTCAACTGCTAAATACAAGGCAGAAAACCCACGAAAACAAGCAAATGATTTTGCATCTAGAATCTCCAATTTGGCTTTCAGTCTTAATGCTTTTGATCCAAACTCTGATTATAATACAATAAAATCTTTGCTTCTAGATTCTAATAATCAAATTAAAAATAGCGAAAGCGCACTTGGATCCTTTTCTTTTTTCACAAAAACAAACGATAAATTAGAAAAAATCAATTTTGAAGATCCTGAGTATGTTGATGCAAAAATTAGTTTTCACATTATTGAAATTAACCCAAATGATGAAAATCAGAATTTTAATGTTAAATTTCAAGTATATCAAGAACTTGAAAATGGAGATATTGCAAAATCTGATATTTACGAACAAACAGTTTCTTTTGCAAAACAGTCAAATCTTTTAGTTGCCGAATTTAATTTTTCTCTTAAAAAAATTACTGAAAAACTTAATACAACAATTCAAAATTTGCTAGCAACAACAACTACAAATTTTGCCGATGAGCAAACTCAAAATAACAAAACACCAAAACCAAGTCAAAAAGATCCTTCGACTTTGCGTGCGCAGGATTTTCAAAAAGATTTAAACAATGTACGAAATTCCCAAGAACTAACTCAAAAACTTGCAACTTATTTCCCTGCTTTAGATAATTTAATTAATAAATTAGATAACTCACAAGATAATAAATTGCCGGATAATTCTGGTAATATTTTTGAATTTAGCTTTGCAAAAGATAAAATTACTGGTCAATTTGTTAGTGTCCAAAATCAAATTCCATCACTATTTTTAAAAGCAGATTTAACATATGAAGCCCGTGATTTAGTGGGCGTAAACATCGATTTTAAACCAATAATTAACTCACTAAGATTACAAAAAAGGGATAATAGTTCATATTTTTTAGATTTAAACGATTTTATCGATAATTTAACACTAAAAGATGTTACAAAAACTGATTTTAATGACAAAGGGCAACAAAAATCTGCCTACGAATTTCTTGCAGAAATTAAATCTGGTTATTTTACTGATAATGCAGCCCGTTCAGAACAAAGAAAAACTGATATTAACGCTTTATTAAAAAATAAAGTTAGTTTTAGTTTTGGTAAATTTGATAGCAAATTTAAAGATCGTGCTAATTCAGAGAGTCTTGAATACTTACTTGATGTTTTAAAAGCAAACATTGACCCAACTGATAAAACCGCAATTTTAATTCCATATACAGCTTCTGTAAATGATAATTTTTTCTTCAATTTAAATTTATCACAAAAAACTGCAACAAAAGAAGGCGTTTTAAAATTAAGCGGGTTTAAACAAGTCACTGAACTCCCAAAAATAAATCAAGAGATTTATAAAACTGCCTTTTTGCCTTTTTTAGAAAAAGGCAAAGAAAAACAAGAACTTTTTGCATATGGCGGGGATATAAAACGCTCAGGAACACCAATTGCGCAAGTTGAAGCAGATGCACTTTTTAAAGAAAAAAAAGTAAATGATATTCAAAAAGTTCTTAGTGATAATTATGATTATGATTTTGGACCTTATCTTTCTTTAATTAATGCCTGAACAGGAAAACTTAAACAACCAAAACTTACTGATATTAAAAAATTAGTAAAAGATGAATCGGAATCAACTGCTCAAAAAAATGTAGCAACAATTCTTTCGCGCGATTATTTCCGAGATGGTCACCAAGTTGCTAATTTTTACCAGGATTTGCTAACTAAAGATAAAATTACACTATTAGAAACACTTTTTGAATTAGCGAAAGGATGGGGATTAAAAACCGAATATGCAAATCTACCTTATTCAATAAAATCCGCTAAAAATATTTTCGCTGAAGCGGATAAAATCAATTTTGTTGGCTGAAAAAACGGAAACAGGAAAATTAAAAAACTTTCTTTTAACAATATTTGAAACGATGAAAGCGGAATTGGATTTTATGGAACTTTAGTGCTTCCAAAAAGTATAAAAGATAAATTAAAAGGTGATGATACTGCGATTTTTGCGGAATTAAAAAAACATTCTTTAATTAAAAACGAAAGTTTAAGCGTTCTCGACAAAACAACCGGGTCACAACAAGCAGTCTCAATGACAACTAATAGTAGTAATGAAAAACTGACAGAAGGCGAAGAATTTAATAACTTTGGTGATGTTCTCAAAGCTTTTTTCTTAAAAGCTGCGCAATTTAATAATTTTACCCCATGGGCCAAATTAGATGATAATATCTCATATTCTCTTACTCTTAATAATAACTCTACAAATACAAATAAAACAGAAATTGATAAAAAAATTCAAGAATTCAAAGCAAAAATAACACCTAATTCTAATTCTTCAAACCAGGGCAAAAAAGCTGAGGGAGCACCGAATCAAGGCAAAAAAGCTGAGGGGGCACCGAATCAAGGCAAAAAAGCTGAGGGGACTCAAAACCAAGGCAAAAAAGCTGAAGGTTCTTCAAACCAGGGCAAAAAAGAAGAAGAAAAATACCTTTCAGTTTCCTTTAGTTTTGATCTTAAATACAACAATGAGTCAAAATTAAGTCTAAAAACTCCCGAATTAAAAATGTTCTTGGAATTAGAATCAAACGAAATATATGAGAAAACCAAGGCAATTAAAGAACTAGATAGTGTTGTTATCAAATTACAAAATGAATTTCACGAAACTAGCCTAGATAATAGTTCATATTCTTCTCTTCAATTTCCAAAAAAAGCTGAAGGTTCTTCAAACCAGGGCAAAAAAGCTGAGGGAACACCGAATCAAGAAAATGATAATAAACTAACATCTTTTCTTCCTGAGCTTGGGAAAAAAGTTGACGAATATCTTAAAAAACATTATCCGGACAAAAAATACCAGACTGAAGTTGATAACGTTTTAGAATCTAATGATAGTACAAAAACACTTGACTTTGTGCTAGTAAAAGCTAATGAAAATGAAAAAGCTGAGGGTTCTTCAAACCAAGGCAAAAAAGCTGAAGGGGCACAAAACCAAGGCAAAAAAGCTGAGGGGGCACAAAACCAAGGCAAACAAGCTGAGGGAGCACAAAGATCAACTTTGAAAGTGAGAATTACGGTTAGAAAAACTGCCAATAACGCCACACACAAATAA
- a CDS encoding DNA gyrase subunit B, translating to MSKDYQAENIVVLEGLEAVRKRPGMYIGGTGINELHHLVWEIVDNAVDEALAGFASKIKITILDDFKISIEDNGRGIPVGKHPKYDVSAAEVVFTVLHAGGKFDGKSYKVSGGLHGVGASVVNGLAKELEVFIKREGKIWYQKFTDGGQKTDDLKAISNLDSNETGTKIIFSPDFQILEENSFQLLTIISRIKNTAYLTRGIKFVVSDNRSNFSQSFCFDGGIRDYVVELSKNFKKITDTIIYAENEYKHNNDIIKVEFALNYVEEDYCQIKAYTNNIHNPEGGSHENGLYDALLRILNNYALKNKFIKSETDKFLKQDIKDGLIAIVSIKHSNPIFEGQTKGKLTNKEVRQYVNKSFSEVFERYLAENPDDALKIIKRNLLAQKAARAAKSAREAVKRKSIFDIGTLPGKLADCSVKNPQIAELYIVEGNSAGGSAKMGRDRHFQAILPLRGKVINSQRFQLEKVLRNEEILSMITAFGTGVGPEFDINKIRYQKIIIMTDADSDGSHIRSLLLTFLFRYFKKLIEFGFVYIAIPPLYKISQNKKIHYAYNEVEKEKILAEIVKENSKFAIQRYKGLGEMNPEQLWETTMNPKSRRMSQVQIHDAEQVSQVFDSLMGIDVSLRKIFIEENAQYAKIDI from the coding sequence ATGTCAAAAGATTATCAAGCCGAAAATATCGTTGTTTTGGAAGGTTTAGAAGCGGTTCGTAAACGCCCAGGAATGTATATCGGTGGCACAGGCATAAATGAATTACATCATTTAGTCTGGGAAATTGTTGACAATGCTGTTGATGAAGCCCTTGCTGGTTTTGCATCCAAAATTAAAATTACAATTTTGGATGATTTTAAAATCAGCATCGAAGATAATGGCCGAGGAATTCCAGTAGGAAAACACCCAAAATACGATGTTTCTGCAGCTGAAGTTGTTTTTACAGTTTTACATGCTGGTGGAAAATTTGACGGAAAATCATATAAAGTATCTGGTGGACTTCACGGAGTTGGCGCTTCAGTTGTTAATGGCCTTGCCAAAGAATTGGAAGTTTTTATTAAACGTGAAGGTAAAATCTGATATCAAAAATTCACAGATGGTGGTCAAAAAACCGACGATTTAAAAGCAATTTCTAATTTAGACAGCAATGAAACTGGCACTAAAATTATTTTCAGCCCTGACTTTCAAATTCTTGAAGAAAATAGTTTCCAACTTTTAACAATTATCAGCCGCATTAAAAATACAGCTTATTTAACTCGCGGTATCAAATTTGTAGTTAGCGATAATCGGAGCAATTTTAGTCAAAGCTTTTGTTTTGATGGTGGAATTCGTGATTATGTTGTTGAATTAAGTAAAAATTTTAAAAAAATAACAGATACAATTATTTATGCAGAAAACGAGTATAAACATAATAATGACATAATCAAAGTCGAATTTGCACTAAACTATGTCGAAGAAGATTACTGCCAAATTAAAGCTTATACAAATAATATTCATAACCCTGAAGGCGGAAGTCACGAAAATGGCCTATACGATGCGCTTTTGCGCATTTTGAATAATTACGCTCTTAAAAACAAATTTATTAAATCAGAAACTGATAAATTTTTAAAACAAGATATAAAAGATGGTCTTATTGCAATAGTTTCGATAAAACACTCAAATCCAATTTTTGAGGGCCAAACCAAAGGAAAACTAACCAATAAAGAAGTGCGCCAATATGTTAATAAATCTTTTAGCGAGGTTTTTGAGCGTTATTTAGCAGAAAATCCCGATGATGCCCTTAAAATCATCAAACGGAATCTTCTTGCCCAAAAAGCTGCCCGCGCTGCTAAATCAGCACGTGAAGCTGTAAAGCGTAAATCAATTTTTGATATTGGCACACTTCCAGGAAAACTTGCTGATTGTTCGGTAAAAAATCCACAAATTGCTGAACTTTATATAGTAGAAGGAAATTCTGCTGGCGGAAGCGCAAAAATGGGTCGTGACCGTCATTTTCAAGCAATTTTGCCTTTAAGGGGGAAAGTAATTAACTCTCAACGTTTTCAATTAGAAAAGGTTTTGCGTAACGAAGAAATTCTTTCGATGATAACTGCTTTTGGAACTGGTGTGGGTCCTGAATTTGACATTAACAAAATTCGCTATCAAAAAATTATTATAATGACTGATGCTGATTCTGACGGTTCACATATTCGCTCACTTTTACTTACATTTTTATTTCGTTATTTTAAAAAATTGATTGAATTTGGTTTTGTCTACATTGCAATTCCGCCACTTTATAAGATTTCCCAGAACAAAAAAATTCATTATGCTTATAATGAAGTTGAAAAAGAGAAAATTTTAGCAGAAATTGTTAAGGAAAATTCCAAATTTGCCATTCAAAGATACAAAGGATTAGGAGAAATGAATCCTGAACAACTTTGAGAAACAACAATGAACCCTAAATCAAGAAGAATGTCGCAAGTGCAAATTCATGATGCTGAACAGGTCAGCCAAGTTTTTGACTCATTAATGGGGATTGATGTCAGCTTGCGGAAAATTTTCATCGAAGAAAATGCCCAATATGCCAAAATTGATATCTAA
- the pfkA gene encoding 6-phosphofructokinase, which yields MTKKIAILTSGGDSPGMNSAISFLVKSALSLGFEPYLIFDGYSGIISKKIMPATKFPYNGIASFGGTAIGSTRFPEFKNEEIQLLAAKNLKELGISSLIVIGGDGTYNGGYKMHLQGINVIALPGTIDNDIEFTDYTIGFDTALNTIIETVDKLRDTANSHRRCFVVEVMGRYCQDLALYSAMATGSEILITHTNILTPEQVSQMVLEQFKKGKPSVIITVTENILPNLKEFVARIEELTKITTKGLEIGHPQRGGRPSAFDRILAAKMAMKAIELINQGKSGLAIGILDGKIQARDITEVVSIQSKKTNELVIKLNTINQN from the coding sequence ATGACAAAAAAAATTGCAATATTAACTTCAGGTGGCGACTCACCTGGAATGAATTCTGCTATCAGTTTTCTTGTAAAATCCGCACTAAGTTTAGGGTTTGAACCTTATTTGATTTTTGATGGTTATTCAGGAATAATCTCAAAAAAAATAATGCCAGCAACTAAATTTCCTTATAATGGTATTGCAAGTTTTGGTGGGACTGCTATTGGGTCTACCCGTTTTCCTGAATTTAAAAATGAAGAAATACAACTTCTAGCAGCTAAAAATTTAAAAGAACTTGGCATTAGCTCATTAATTGTGATTGGAGGCGATGGAACTTACAATGGTGGTTATAAAATGCATTTGCAAGGGATAAATGTCATTGCACTACCTGGAACAATTGATAATGATATTGAATTTACAGATTATACAATTGGATTTGACACCGCATTAAATACAATTATTGAAACTGTTGATAAGTTGCGTGATACTGCAAATTCTCACCGTCGTTGTTTTGTAGTGGAAGTTATGGGACGATATTGTCAAGATTTGGCCTTATATTCCGCAATGGCAACAGGTAGTGAAATTTTAATCACACACACTAACATTTTAACGCCCGAACAAGTAAGTCAAATGGTTTTAGAACAATTTAAAAAAGGCAAACCAAGTGTAATAATTACAGTAACTGAAAATATTTTGCCAAATCTAAAAGAATTTGTTGCTAGAATCGAAGAGCTAACAAAAATCACAACCAAAGGATTGGAAATTGGCCATCCTCAACGTGGTGGAAGACCTTCAGCATTTGACCGAATTTTAGCAGCAAAAATGGCAATGAAAGCAATTGAATTAATTAACCAAGGCAAATCAGGGCTTGCAATTGGAATTTTGGATGGAAAAATTCAGGCCAGAGATATAACAGAAGTTGTTTCGATTCAAAGCAAAAAAACCAACGAATTAGTAATTAAACTTAATACAATAAACCAAAATTAG